A region of Methanocorpusculum labreanum Z DNA encodes the following proteins:
- a CDS encoding SHOCT domain-containing protein, whose amino-acid sequence MSELIYDIDGNMGKILKVYENRCLISAKPGVKGALFGSLLNGDKEYYYSDITSVQFKNLGATTGFLQFEYAGSHSKNNFINENSFTFAATVGTSKNKQLKEQMPVVYEYIQDRVRAYKEGKNNTVSTLSVADELKKFKELLDCGVISQEEFDTKKKQLLG is encoded by the coding sequence ATGAGTGAATTGATTTATGATATTGATGGAAACATGGGTAAAATTCTGAAAGTTTATGAAAACAGATGTTTAATTTCAGCCAAACCAGGTGTTAAAGGAGCATTGTTTGGTAGTTTGCTCAATGGAGATAAGGAATATTATTACTCTGATATTACATCAGTGCAATTCAAAAATCTTGGAGCAACCACGGGATTTTTACAATTCGAGTATGCTGGTTCTCACAGCAAAAACAATTTTATCAACGAGAATAGTTTCACATTTGCGGCAACAGTCGGAACATCTAAGAATAAACAATTAAAAGAGCAGATGCCCGTAGTATATGAATATATTCAAGACAGAGTTAGAGCATATAAAGAGGGAAAGAACAACACAGTTAGTACTTTATCGGTAGCAGATGAGCTGAAAAAGTTTAAAGAATTGTTAGATTGTGGTGTTATCTCCCAAGAAGAATTTGATACAAAGAAAAAACAGTTGTTGGGATAA
- a CDS encoding GxxExxY protein, which translates to MSGDNIQIEEKDLLYFSEVRKIVGCAFRVYNSLGSGFLEAIYRDALMLEFRDNDIPAEMEKPLDVYYKGEKLPSTYKTDIICYGQIILELKAVTKLTDADSAQLLHYLKATGIKAGILFNFGKRGKLEWKRFVYTDEKYLKNENIPNTV; encoded by the coding sequence ATGTCTGGTGATAATATACAGATCGAAGAAAAGGATCTTCTCTATTTTTCCGAGGTTCGAAAGATCGTTGGATGTGCTTTTCGTGTGTATAATTCTCTGGGCAGCGGATTTCTCGAAGCGATCTATCGTGATGCTTTGATGCTAGAATTCCGAGATAACGACATTCCTGCCGAAATGGAAAAACCGCTGGATGTCTACTATAAGGGTGAAAAGCTTCCAAGCACCTACAAAACCGACATCATCTGCTATGGGCAAATCATCCTCGAACTCAAAGCAGTGACCAAACTCACCGATGCGGATTCCGCTCAGCTCCTCCATTATCTGAAAGCAACAGGTATCAAAGCGGGTATATTGTTCAATTTCGGCAAGAGGGGGAAACTTGAGTGGAAGAGATTTGTCTATACCGATGAAAAATATCTGAAAAATGAAAACATCCCAAACACTGTCTAA